A window from Streptomyces sp. NBC_00299 encodes these proteins:
- the lipB gene encoding lipoyl(octanoyl) transferase LipB, producing the protein MSELRFVRMGFGADAVEYQQAWDEQRRVHAARFEDEIPDTVLLLEHPPVYTAGRRTADNERPLDGTPVIDVDRGGKITWHGPGQLVGYPIQKLPRPVDVVAHVRRLEEALIRTCAEFGLETTRVEGRSGVWVLGDPVEQRPSFGGLALDFDPRLTDEEFDPRLNGPEYAPSNAGQRREDRKIAAIGIRVAKGVTMHGFALNVNPDNKWFDRIIPCGIRDAGVASLAAELGRDVTIDEVLPVVERHLTDVLENADLKPREIEREPAA; encoded by the coding sequence GTGAGTGAGTTGCGGTTCGTGCGCATGGGGTTCGGGGCGGACGCCGTCGAGTACCAGCAGGCGTGGGACGAGCAGCGCCGGGTGCACGCGGCGCGGTTCGAGGACGAGATCCCCGACACGGTTCTGCTGCTCGAGCACCCTCCGGTGTACACGGCGGGCCGGCGCACGGCGGACAACGAGCGACCCCTGGACGGCACGCCGGTCATCGACGTGGACCGCGGCGGCAAGATCACCTGGCACGGCCCGGGGCAGCTCGTCGGCTACCCGATCCAGAAGCTGCCGCGCCCCGTGGACGTCGTGGCCCATGTACGCCGGCTGGAGGAGGCCTTGATCCGCACCTGTGCGGAGTTCGGTCTGGAGACCACCCGCGTCGAGGGCCGCAGCGGGGTGTGGGTCCTGGGCGACCCGGTCGAGCAGCGTCCGTCGTTTGGCGGACTCGCGCTGGACTTCGACCCCCGCCTGACGGACGAGGAGTTCGACCCGCGTCTGAACGGCCCCGAGTACGCCCCCTCCAACGCCGGCCAGCGGCGCGAGGACCGCAAGATCGCGGCGATCGGGATCCGGGTCGCGAAGGGCGTGACCATGCACGGCTTCGCCCTGAACGTGAACCCGGACAACAAGTGGTTCGACCGGATCATCCCGTGCGGGATCCGCGACGCGGGCGTCGCCTCGCTGGCCGCCGAGCTCGGCCGGGACGTCACGATCGACGAGGTGCTGCCGGTCGTCGAGCGGCACCTGACGGACGTACTGGAGAACGCCGATCTGAAGCCGCGGGAGATCGAGAGGGAACCGGCGGCATAA
- a CDS encoding regulator: MTERPAQRTPNRQLAALIAEAGFSNAGLARRVDQLGLEHGLDLRYDKTSVTRWLRGQQPRGTTPALIAEVFTRRLGRRLSAQDLGLDACAPVYAGLEFAATPEEAVDIVSGLWRKDSGSHAELRKIAFTPAGLVVPSRDWLIGRADEKVARGEGIARIPVQARPSAVPRQRGQAERGPGQKVTGGDIAALRSVGELFRSLDDMYGGGHARQALVRYLEHECEPMLRGTYGEQTGRRLFAAAADLTRLAGWTSYDIAAHGLAQRYFVQSLRLAQAAGDRAFGSYVLVTMSRQAVYLGHGREAVQLARVAQQGVGTSAPPVVQALLHACEARGHGVLGEVRACTASLVRAERALEAARPVDDVPHWARFFDEAQLADEFGHCHRDLQQFRAAAQHAERSLQLRAPAYARSRLFSRVVLASARLGLGELDQACALGAEAAGAAAEMRSVRAVEYVKDFERRLEPYRDAAPVRGYRDKVAALG; this comes from the coding sequence ATGACGGAACGACCCGCGCAGCGCACTCCCAACCGCCAGCTCGCCGCGCTCATCGCAGAAGCGGGATTCTCCAACGCGGGTCTCGCCCGCCGGGTGGACCAGCTCGGCCTCGAACACGGGCTTGATCTCAGATACGACAAGACCTCGGTCACCCGCTGGCTGCGCGGGCAGCAGCCACGCGGTACGACGCCCGCGCTCATCGCCGAGGTCTTCACGCGCCGCCTCGGCCGCCGGCTCTCCGCGCAGGACCTCGGCCTCGACGCCTGCGCGCCCGTGTACGCGGGGCTGGAGTTCGCCGCGACACCGGAGGAGGCCGTCGACATCGTCAGCGGCCTGTGGCGCAAGGACTCGGGCAGCCACGCCGAGCTGCGCAAGATCGCGTTCACCCCGGCCGGCCTCGTCGTGCCCAGCCGGGACTGGCTGATCGGCCGCGCCGACGAGAAGGTCGCCCGCGGCGAGGGGATCGCCCGCATCCCGGTGCAGGCCCGCCCGTCGGCCGTACCCCGCCAGCGCGGGCAGGCCGAGCGCGGCCCCGGCCAGAAGGTCACCGGCGGCGACATCGCAGCGCTGCGCTCGGTCGGCGAGCTGTTCCGCTCCCTCGACGACATGTACGGCGGCGGCCACGCCCGGCAGGCCCTGGTGCGCTACCTGGAGCACGAGTGCGAGCCGATGCTGCGCGGCACCTACGGCGAGCAGACCGGCCGCCGCCTGTTCGCGGCCGCCGCCGACCTCACGAGGCTCGCGGGCTGGACGTCGTACGACATCGCGGCGCACGGGCTCGCCCAGCGCTACTTCGTGCAGTCGCTGCGGCTCGCGCAGGCGGCCGGCGACCGGGCCTTCGGCTCCTACGTCCTGGTCACCATGAGCCGCCAGGCCGTCTACCTCGGGCACGGCCGTGAGGCGGTCCAGCTCGCGCGCGTGGCCCAGCAGGGTGTGGGGACCAGCGCGCCGCCGGTCGTGCAGGCCCTGCTGCACGCGTGCGAGGCGCGCGGGCACGGCGTACTGGGCGAGGTGCGCGCCTGCACCGCCTCCCTGGTGCGGGCCGAGCGCGCCCTCGAAGCGGCCCGCCCCGTCGACGACGTCCCGCACTGGGCGCGCTTCTTCGACGAGGCGCAGCTCGCCGACGAGTTCGGCCACTGCCACCGGGACCTGCAGCAGTTCCGCGCGGCGGCCCAGCATGCCGAGCGGTCCCTGCAACTGCGCGCCCCCGCCTATGCCCGCAGCCGCCTGTTCTCCCGCGTGGTCCTCGCTTCCGCCCGCCTCGGCCTCGGCGAACTCGACCAGGCCTGCGCGCTGGGCGCGGAGGCCGCGGGCGCTGCCGCGGAGATGCGGTCGGTGCGGGCGGTCGAGTACGTCAAGGATTTCGAGCGGAGGCTGGAGCCGTATCGGGACGCGGCGCCGGTGAGGGGGTATCGCGACAAGGTCGCCGCACTGGGGTAG
- a CDS encoding NAD(P)/FAD-dependent oxidoreductase, with translation MLEPAYQADVVIVGAGVAGLSAAHRLTSAGVRTAVLEAAPYPGGRMSTEKVDGFRLDRIGQLLSTSYPELRLTPGLDALALRPFAPGVLLHSDGRRHRAGAVASPMSARRARGALHAVRALASAPRTGPVRGVPGQTPIPRVRAGAPLGTAVDQARLGAALARLATVPIERLLSRPELPAAQALAERGVPARTIDGFLRPLLAALLCDPELTTSSRCADLALRSFASGRMCVPEGGAEALPELLARALPPGTVHTGVRVTSVATTSVTTAEHGEIRCRAVLLATDARTAAELLPGLRVPDFHPVTVVHHTTDEPPPTGASLLLDADRGGPVAHTAVISQVDPSRAPAGRTLVSSTVLGTPPPDIDTAVRMHLSRLYGTSTARWETLAVHHTPEAVPAMRPPHDLRRQVRLLAGLYVCGDHRDTSTVQGALHSAHRAAAAILTDLGAAGSMHSADPVPTARAA, from the coding sequence GTGCTTGAGCCCGCGTACCAGGCGGATGTCGTCATCGTGGGAGCCGGGGTCGCCGGACTCTCCGCGGCGCATCGGCTGACCAGCGCAGGAGTGAGGACCGCAGTGCTGGAGGCCGCCCCTTACCCGGGCGGCCGCATGTCGACCGAGAAGGTCGACGGGTTCCGGCTGGACCGGATAGGCCAGCTCCTGTCGACGTCGTATCCGGAGCTACGGCTGACACCCGGGCTCGACGCGCTGGCGCTGCGCCCCTTCGCGCCGGGCGTACTGCTGCACAGCGACGGGCGCCGACATCGCGCGGGCGCGGTGGCGAGCCCGATGAGCGCCCGGCGCGCGAGGGGCGCACTCCACGCGGTGCGCGCCCTGGCGAGCGCCCCGAGGACCGGGCCCGTACGGGGTGTTCCGGGACAGACGCCCATCCCGCGGGTCCGCGCGGGCGCACCGCTGGGCACCGCCGTGGACCAGGCCCGGCTGGGCGCCGCGCTCGCCCGGCTGGCGACCGTGCCGATCGAACGGCTGCTGTCCCGCCCCGAGTTGCCTGCCGCGCAGGCGCTCGCGGAGCGGGGCGTTCCGGCTCGGACGATCGACGGCTTCCTGCGGCCGCTGCTCGCCGCGCTGCTGTGCGACCCGGAGCTGACGACGTCCAGCCGGTGTGCGGATCTGGCGCTCCGCTCCTTCGCCAGCGGACGGATGTGCGTGCCCGAGGGCGGCGCCGAGGCGCTGCCGGAGCTGCTGGCACGGGCGCTGCCGCCGGGCACCGTGCACACCGGTGTGCGGGTCACGTCGGTCGCGACGACGTCGGTGACCACCGCCGAGCACGGCGAGATCCGCTGCCGTGCCGTCCTGCTGGCGACGGACGCGCGGACCGCCGCCGAACTGCTGCCGGGCCTGCGCGTCCCGGACTTCCACCCGGTGACCGTCGTCCACCACACGACCGACGAGCCGCCGCCGACCGGCGCCTCGCTGCTGCTCGACGCCGACCGGGGCGGCCCGGTCGCGCACACCGCGGTGATCAGCCAGGTCGACCCGAGCCGCGCACCGGCGGGCCGCACGCTCGTCTCGTCGACGGTCCTCGGCACGCCGCCGCCCGACATCGACACGGCCGTACGGATGCACCTGTCCCGCCTCTACGGCACCTCCACGGCACGCTGGGAGACCCTCGCCGTGCACCACACCCCGGAAGCCGTCCCCGCGATGCGCCCACCCCACGACCTGCGCCGCCAGGTGCGCCTCCTGGCGGGCCTGTACGTCTGCGGCGACCACCGCGACACCAGCACGGTCCAGGGCGCCCTGCACTCGGCCCACCGGGCCGCGGCGGCGATCCTGACGGACCTGGGGGCAGCGGGGTCCATGCACAGCGCGGACCCGGTCCCCACAGCGAGGGCCGCCTGA